Genomic DNA from Paenibacillus borealis:
ACCTGGGACCCGGCCGGTGATGTTACCTTCACCAAGAACACAAACTACTGGCAGGAAGGTAAACCGTATATCGATAAGCTTGTCTATAAACTGATCGAAGACGACAGCCAGGCGATCAACCAGCTGAAGGCAGGAGAAGTGGATGCAGTGGAAGCCCTGTCCCTTCAGAATGCAGGAGAGATCAAGGATGGCACAGATACAACGGTAGTAACGAACGGCAGCTGGGTGACGGAGCAATTGTTCTTCAACACGCTGGATGAGCATTTCTCCGATGTTCATGTCCGCCGTGCCCTGGCGCTGGCGCTGGACCGTGACGGTCTGACCAAAGCTTTAACCTTCGGATATGCACAGACCGCCAATTCTTTGCTGCCGACAACGATTCCTTACAATGCCAATGATACCCTTAAGTCATTGAACTTCGATGCTGCCGCAGCCAAGGAAGAGCTTGCCAAGTCTGCATTCCCTAACGGATTCTCAACCAAGCTGCTGATTGCTTCCGGCAACAGCACAAGAGCCCAGGAAGCACAGATTATTCAGGCGGCAGGCCAAGCCATCGGAATCAAGATTGAGATTGAATCCGTTGAACTTGCCACCTTCCGTGAACGCTTCTTCGCCTATGATTTCGCGGCGATGCTGAACAGCGGTCAAGCCGATTCTCCGGAGGCGAACTCGATACTCGCCTTCCAGACCGATCCTGAAGGCTTCAGCAAATCGTACTGGACACACTACACGAACGATAATGTAACCAAGCTGCTGTATGAAGGTCAAAAAACACCAGACGGCGATGCCCGCGCAGCAATCTACACCGAGCTGCTGCAGACCCTTGCAGATGAAGTGCCTTACATTCCGCTGTATTATCCGGACATCCTGATCGGTGCCCGTTCTTCCGTTGAAGGACTTGTTGTTCTGCCTAACGGTAGTATCCGTCTGGAAGATGTGCGCGTAAGCAAATGATGAATTCCAGGCAAACCTTAACCGGTGCGCAAGGAAATAATGGTTCTTACAAG
This window encodes:
- a CDS encoding ABC transporter substrate-binding protein, translated to MTKLKATFRKTIGMGTLTVMFVVLLAGCSGSNNNADTSNGAQASASPAATESTSTAEPSAGGTFTYGRPASVTSFDLHNQITSNNAFAIDKVFESLVAFDSKGEIKDFLAQSHTISEDGLTYTFVLRDGLKFSNGTPVTAEDAVFSLNRHLTVEGPLAISATVESFKAQDDKTLVIKLKEPYTPFISELSNFSNGIIPNNFGGVSEEEFFKKPVGTGPFVVETWDPAGDVTFTKNTNYWQEGKPYIDKLVYKLIEDDSQAINQLKAGEVDAVEALSLQNAGEIKDGTDTTVVTNGSWVTEQLFFNTLDEHFSDVHVRRALALALDRDGLTKALTFGYAQTANSLLPTTIPYNANDTLKSLNFDAAAAKEELAKSAFPNGFSTKLLIASGNSTRAQEAQIIQAAGQAIGIKIEIESVELATFRERFFAYDFAAMLNSGQADSPEANSILAFQTDPEGFSKSYWTHYTNDNVTKLLYEGQKTPDGDARAAIYTELLQTLADEVPYIPLYYPDILIGARSSVEGLVVLPNGSIRLEDVRVSK